The following are from one region of the Streptomyces tuirus genome:
- a CDS encoding peptidoglycan-binding protein has translation MEKTRTQFYVVKTGDNLTKIAQTFHVTVDQLMAWNPQIKDRNKIFPDQRIRVSPPEGTGGDVEYEPFPGADFFQPSVTSPVIEAMGYRLIEEECSVYSGGPDSTWSPADQKSYANWQRKLGFSGPDADGIPGRTSWDKLHVPAVYA, from the coding sequence ATGGAAAAGACAAGAACACAGTTCTACGTAGTGAAAACCGGCGACAATCTCACCAAGATCGCGCAGACGTTTCATGTGACAGTCGATCAGCTCATGGCATGGAATCCGCAAATCAAGGACCGCAACAAGATCTTCCCCGACCAGCGAATTCGTGTGTCCCCTCCGGAGGGAACGGGCGGTGATGTCGAGTACGAGCCCTTTCCAGGGGCAGACTTCTTCCAACCGTCAGTGACCAGTCCCGTCATCGAGGCCATGGGCTACCGTCTGATCGAGGAGGAGTGCTCGGTGTATTCCGGCGGCCCTGACTCGACGTGGAGTCCGGCGGATCAGAAGTCTTACGCGAACTGGCAGCGCAAGCTCGGATTCAGCGGCCCTGACGCCGACGGCATTCCGGGGCGAACGTCCTGGGACAAGCTCCATGTCCCGGCAGTTTACGCATGA
- a CDS encoding aromatic ring-hydroxylating dioxygenase subunit alpha produces the protein MPHMTAFARNQWYVAAYSHEVGRELLGRTILGETLVLYRSEEDGTPVVLHDRCVHRRYPLSEAPTRLDGDRIVCGYHGFTYDTSGRCVYVPGQKRVPRTARIASYPVVEQDSLIWVWIGDPALADAQTIPRARHLDSPGWVTVRGMEPIDCDYGLLVDNLLDLSHETYLHGGYIGTPEVAETPITTEVDEGAGIVRVSRRMDDAECPPFYARSTGIEGRITRWQDIEYHAPCLYLLHSRIAPSGVLPEADGSDPNGFHTEITYAITPSGDGTVYDFWAVSRDWATDDTEVTEFLRGNNHTVVMQDVTALNLLQKTLGTERTGYQELSINIDTGGLAARRILARLVEQGEKPVEKIR, from the coding sequence ATGCCTCACATGACCGCCTTCGCCAGGAACCAGTGGTACGTCGCCGCCTACAGTCACGAGGTGGGGCGGGAGTTGCTCGGCCGGACGATTCTCGGTGAGACGCTCGTGCTGTACCGGAGCGAGGAGGACGGAACGCCGGTCGTGCTGCACGACCGGTGTGTGCACCGCCGTTACCCGCTGTCCGAGGCGCCGACGCGGCTGGACGGGGACCGGATCGTGTGCGGATACCACGGGTTCACGTACGACACGTCCGGCCGTTGCGTGTACGTGCCCGGTCAGAAGCGGGTGCCGCGCACGGCCCGGATCGCCTCCTACCCGGTCGTCGAGCAGGACTCGCTGATCTGGGTGTGGATCGGCGACCCGGCCCTCGCCGACGCGCAGACCATCCCCCGGGCACGGCACCTCGACTCCCCCGGCTGGGTCACCGTGCGCGGCATGGAGCCCATCGACTGCGACTACGGGCTGCTCGTCGACAACCTGCTGGACCTGTCCCACGAGACGTATCTGCACGGCGGTTACATCGGCACCCCCGAGGTCGCTGAGACGCCGATCACCACCGAGGTCGACGAGGGCGCCGGGATCGTCCGGGTGAGCCGGCGCATGGACGACGCCGAATGCCCGCCGTTCTACGCCAGGTCGACCGGCATCGAGGGCCGGATCACCCGCTGGCAGGACATCGAGTACCACGCCCCCTGTCTGTATCTGCTGCACAGCCGCATCGCCCCGTCCGGGGTGCTGCCCGAGGCCGACGGCAGCGACCCGAACGGCTTCCACACCGAGATCACGTACGCGATCACGCCGTCCGGCGACGGCACGGTGTACGACTTCTGGGCGGTGTCCCGGGACTGGGCGACGGACGACACCGAGGTCACCGAGTTCCTGCGGGGCAACAACCACACGGTCGTGATGCAGGACGTCACCGCGCTCAACCTGCTGCAGAAGACGCTCGGTACCGAACGCACCGGCTATCAGGAGCTGAGCATCAACATCGACACCGGTGGTCTGGCCGCCCGCCGCATCCTGGCCCGGCTGGTGGAGCAGGGCGAGAAGCCCGTGGAGAAGATCCGGTGA